The genomic interval CCGCAACGCCCAGGCGTTGATCAAGGCGTTCTCCTGGGCCCCCGGCTTCCGCGAGTACTTCGCCGTCAAGGCGACCCCCAACCCGCACATCCTCAAGATCTTGTTCGAGGAGGGCTGCGGCATGGACTGCAGCAGCCTTGCCGAGCTGATCCTCTCCGAGCGCATCGGCGCCGGGCCAGAGGACATCATGTTCACCTCGAACAACACCCCGGCCCACGAGTACCAGAAGGCGAAGGACCTGGGCGCGATTATCAACCTCGACGACCTGACCCACATCGAGTACCTGCGGGACGAGGTCGGGCTGCCGGAGCTGATCAGCTGCCGCTACAACCCGGGCCCGCTCAGCGAGGGCTCGGCCATCATCGGCAAGCCGACCGAGGCCAAGTTCGGCTTCTCGCGCGAGCAGCTCATCGAGGGCTACGCGAAGCTCAAGGAGAACGGCGTTCAGCGGTTCGGCCTGCACGCGATGATCGTCTCGAACGAGCTGAGCGAGGACGCCCTGGTGGCCAACGCCCGGATGCTGTTCGAGCTGGCGATCGAGATCCACAAGAAGACCAGCGTCGCCGTGGAGATGGTCAACCTAGGAGGCGGCATCGGCGTCGCGTACAAGCCGGAGGACACGCCGGTCGACCTCGAGAGCTTCGGCTCGAAGGTGAAGGGCGCCTACGAGGAGGTGATCGTCGGCTCGGCCCTCGACGGCCTGAAGGTAATGATGGAGAACGGCCGCTGCATGACCGGCCCGTTCGGCGTGCTGGTCACCAAAGCGATCCACACCAAGCACACGTACCGCGACTACCTGGGCGTCGACGCGTCGATGGCCAACCTGATGCGGCCAGGAATGTACGGCTCGTACCACCACATCACCGTGCTCGGCAAGAGCGGCGAGCCGTCGGTCGGCAAGTTCGACGTCGTCGGCTCGCTGTGCGAGAACAACGACAAGTTCGCCGTGCAGCGCGACCTGCCGAAGGTCGAGATGGGCGACTACCTCGCCATCCACGACGCCGGCGCCCACGGTCACTCGATGGGGTTCAACTACAACGGCAAGCTGCGGAGCCCGGAGTACCTGCTGAAGGAAGACGGCACGCTGCAAATGATCCGGCGTGGGGAGACGCTGGACGATCTGTTCGCGACGCTGGAGTTCTGATGCGGGACCTTTCGGACCTGTGGTTTCGACTGCCGGGGGCGACGTCTGAATCCATCGCAGAGCTGCGATCAGAGTTCGGTGACTCGCTGCCGGAATCTTACTGCGAGTTCCTGTCCTGGTCGGATGGTGGCGAAGGCTCATTGAGCGTTCAGCCGTACAACCTGTGCCTCGATTCGGCGCCAGATACGGTACGCCACTGGCGAGACGCGACCTATCAAGAGTTCTTCCCCGGATTCATCGTTATCGGCAGCAACGGGGCCGGTGAGTACATCGCGTTTGACACCAGGTCGACGGCGCCGTGGCCGGTGGTCGCGCTCGATATGACCAATTCGAATCTTACCGAGTCTGTTCTTCCGATTGCGTCGACGTTTGACGAACTCGTTGATTTGATTTGCGATTGACTCCCGCCGGCTTTCATCAGTACATCCGCATCGGCAGGTACCCACCCGTCGGCAGCGTGATGATCCCCCACGTGCTCCCCTCTTCGAGCGTTAGCTTCTCGGTCTGGTCGGCCTCGCCGGGGATCTTGATGACGATGGTGTAGGTC from Posidoniimonas polymericola carries:
- a CDS encoding SMI1/KNR4 family protein — encoded protein: MRDLSDLWFRLPGATSESIAELRSEFGDSLPESYCEFLSWSDGGEGSLSVQPYNLCLDSAPDTVRHWRDATYQEFFPGFIVIGSNGAGEYIAFDTRSTAPWPVVALDMTNSNLTESVLPIASTFDELVDLICD
- a CDS encoding diaminopimelate decarboxylase, which translates into the protein MSTTSKTLPIPEATLLKLAAETPTPFHVYDEAGIRRNAQALIKAFSWAPGFREYFAVKATPNPHILKILFEEGCGMDCSSLAELILSERIGAGPEDIMFTSNNTPAHEYQKAKDLGAIINLDDLTHIEYLRDEVGLPELISCRYNPGPLSEGSAIIGKPTEAKFGFSREQLIEGYAKLKENGVQRFGLHAMIVSNELSEDALVANARMLFELAIEIHKKTSVAVEMVNLGGGIGVAYKPEDTPVDLESFGSKVKGAYEEVIVGSALDGLKVMMENGRCMTGPFGVLVTKAIHTKHTYRDYLGVDASMANLMRPGMYGSYHHITVLGKSGEPSVGKFDVVGSLCENNDKFAVQRDLPKVEMGDYLAIHDAGAHGHSMGFNYNGKLRSPEYLLKEDGTLQMIRRGETLDDLFATLEF